One genomic region from Tigriopus californicus strain San Diego chromosome 4, Tcal_SD_v2.1, whole genome shotgun sequence encodes:
- the LOC131878931 gene encoding mannan endo-1,4-beta-mannosidase-like, translating into MRLAVSFVLVFALASNGIATKLQASNFLRVDGKNFMYGDDIVYLSGTNAAWIQYGNDFGNGQWDSSTGSKWTNEIKLIGDSGGNSVRVWVHVEGDNNPQFSDDGYVLGTDGSDTLVSDLRKLADVCQDNDIFLIPVLWNGALMRNQNVVNLFYDDAKMESYIDNALTPMVEGLKDHPAIGAWEIMNEPEGSISMLSDSEPCYDTTHLDWTREASEIRGPGWSGANLKYNLVLKFLNVQASAIRRADSKALITVGSWSEWSQTDSSQVMDDPQHKYGFNHYKDECLIKAGGQSDGILSFWQFHNYPYNNQWDTGAPWSGHQASDYQMDAPLVVGEFPVESLERSLPNGDTTGDLAKYVYENGFNGGWSWCLGCDGNAQHDQDVAEGLEALKGRNDHGQIDITIQ; encoded by the exons ATGAGGTTGGCCGTCAGTTTCGTTCTTGTTTTTGCCTTGGCATCCAATGGCATTGCCACTAAGTTGCAAGCGAGCAATTTTCTCAGGGTTGATG GAAAAAACTTCATGTACGGCGATGACATTGTCTATCTCTCTGGTACCAACGCGGCATGGATTCAGTACGGCAACGACTTCGGAAATGGACAATGGGATTCCTCAACAG GGAGTAAGTGGACCAATGAGATCAAGCTTATTGGTGATTCTGGTGGGAACAGCGTAAGGGTTTGGGTACATGTGGAAGGCGACAATAATCCGCAATTTAGCGATGATGGTTACGTTTTGGGCACAGATGGCTCTGACACTCTTGTGAGTGATCTTCGAAAGTTGGCTGATGTGTGCCAAGACAACGACATTTTTCTCATCCCAGTCTTATGGAATGGGGCTTTAATGCGAAATCAGAACGTCGT GAACTTGTTTTATGACGATGCCAAAATGGAGTCCTACATTGATAACGCCCTAACTCCCATGGTCGAAGGTTTGAAGGACCATCCAGCCATTGGAGCTTGGGAGATAATGAACGAACCCGAGGGTTCCATTAGCATGCTCTCAGACTCTGAGCCATGTTATGATACCACCCATTTGGATTGGACTCGAGAAGCCTCTGAGATTCGAGGTCCTGGGTGGTCCGGAGCCAACCTTAAGTACAACCTTGTCCTGAAGTTCTTGAACGTCCAAGCCTCCGCGATTCGAAGAGCCGATTCCAAAGCCTTGATCACAGTAGGATCCTGGTCAGAATGGAGTCAAACCGATTCTAGCCAAGTCATGGATGATCCTCAACACAAATATGGCTTCAATCACTACAAG GATGAGTGCTTGATCAAGGCTGGCGGACAGAGTGACGGGATCTTGAGTTTCTGGCAGTTCCATAACTATCCGTATAATAACCAATGGGATACTGGAGCGCCCTGGAGTGGTCACCAAGCTAGTGACTACCAAATGGACGCACCTCTTGTCGTTGGAGAGTTCCCCGTGGAATCCCTGGAACGCAGTTTACCCAATGGAGACACTACAGGCGATTTG GCTAAATATGTTTACGAAAATGGATTCAATGGAGGTTGGTCGTGGTGTTTGGGTTGTGACGGCAACGCTCAACATGATCAAGATGTGGCAGAAGGACTCGAAGCGTTGAAAGGCAGAAATGACCATGGACAGATTGATATCACGATTCAATAA